Proteins encoded together in one Lachnospiraceae bacterium JLR.KK008 window:
- a CDS encoding MATE family efflux transporter produces MMAENKMEVMPVGKLIFEMSLPPLFSMFLQYSYNLLDSAFVAQLSENALTAVSLSFPITTLMNAVSIWIGVGINVIIAGHLGKREQEEANKTVTLGLILSFLVGIILNITVLLIIPQYFKSFTENNDIYTLCMEYMGVCSFMQIPNMVHIVIQKMIQATGNMIEPMLFQLTGVITNFIFDPLLIFGIGFFPAMGIKGAATATVLGYSVSMVLAFIMFLKAKHKIALKTVGFRIEWSIVQKIIILGLPSFIMNALNAFTVTIVNLFLVAYSDTSIAFFGAYFKIQQLIIMTINGLIQGCLPIMRFNYGAGNLKRLQSVFRYSTILVTSLMMFGTLIIMLFPTQILSLFMASEKMRSYGIMAMRIMATGYLFCGLSTMISTYMQAIERVLPSIMIQIFRQMFFLIPIMWILEKALLIIGIWIAFPVTELLTFVAAVILFMRLKFQNNNKDIVGGK; encoded by the coding sequence ATGATGGCTGAAAATAAAATGGAAGTTATGCCAGTTGGAAAGCTGATTTTTGAAATGTCATTACCGCCACTATTTTCCATGTTTCTTCAATATTCATACAATTTGTTAGACAGTGCTTTTGTCGCCCAGTTAAGCGAGAACGCATTAACGGCTGTTTCTCTGTCTTTTCCAATCACAACATTAATGAATGCGGTATCTATTTGGATTGGGGTTGGTATAAATGTCATAATTGCGGGACATCTTGGAAAACGTGAACAAGAAGAAGCAAATAAAACGGTTACTCTTGGACTGATCCTTTCCTTTTTGGTTGGCATTATTTTAAATATAACGGTATTACTAATTATACCCCAATACTTCAAATCGTTTACTGAAAATAACGATATTTATACTTTGTGCATGGAGTATATGGGTGTTTGTTCTTTCATGCAGATACCAAACATGGTTCATATCGTTATTCAAAAAATGATACAGGCAACCGGGAACATGATTGAACCCATGTTGTTTCAACTGACGGGTGTTATAACCAATTTCATTTTTGACCCACTTCTTATTTTTGGAATAGGTTTTTTCCCGGCAATGGGTATTAAAGGAGCTGCTACGGCAACAGTTTTGGGATATTCTGTTTCAATGGTTTTGGCATTTATTATGTTTTTAAAAGCAAAACATAAAATAGCACTTAAAACAGTTGGATTTCGTATTGAATGGAGCATTGTACAAAAAATAATTATTTTAGGGCTGCCTTCTTTTATTATGAATGCCCTAAACGCTTTTACCGTAACGATTGTAAATCTGTTTTTAGTCGCATATTCAGATACGAGCATTGCTTTTTTTGGAGCATATTTTAAAATACAGCAGTTAATTATTATGACTATTAATGGATTAATACAAGGCTGTTTGCCCATTATGCGATTTAATTATGGAGCAGGAAATTTAAAAAGGCTTCAATCAGTTTTTCGATACAGTACAATTTTAGTAACTTCTCTAATGATGTTTGGAACATTAATTATCATGCTGTTTCCGACACAGATTTTGAGTTTGTTTATGGCTTCGGAAAAAATGCGTTCTTATGGGATTATGGCAATGCGGATTATGGCAACAGGTTATTTATTTTGCGGGCTTTCGACAATGATTTCGACTTATATGCAAGCGATTGAAAGAGTGTTGCCAAGCATTATGATACAAATATTCAGACAGATGTTTTTTTTGATACCTATTATGTGGATTTTAGAAAAAGCATTACTAATCATTGGTATTTGGATTGCATTTCCAGTTACTGAATTATTGACGTTTGTTGCAGCAGTCATTCTATTTATGAGATTGAAATTTCAAAATAATAATAAAGATATAGTTGGAGGTAAATAA
- a CDS encoding GNAT family N-acetyltransferase, which produces MYKEDTSFTIKTGGENMSPKEVVNLLRQTVWAKDRKKEAIIKSLNHSICYGAFTKNGQQVGFARVITDYATHFYICDVVVKKEFRNKGIGRQLLKTITENEDLKPLLGMLITENAEKFYEPFGFTKNPICFMTNK; this is translated from the coding sequence ATGTACAAGGAAGATACATCTTTTACAATTAAAACGGGGGGTGAAAATATGTCCCCAAAAGAGGTAGTAAATCTTTTAAGGCAAACTGTATGGGCGAAAGACCGAAAAAAAGAGGCTATCATCAAATCATTAAATCATTCAATCTGCTACGGTGCATTTACAAAAAACGGACAACAAGTTGGATTTGCCAGAGTGATTACTGATTATGCAACGCATTTTTACATTTGTGATGTAGTTGTAAAAAAAGAATTTCGTAATAAAGGTATAGGCAGGCAGCTTCTTAAAACAATTACGGAAAATGAAGATTTAAAACCATTGTTAGGAATGCTGATAACCGAAAATGCAGAAAAATTTTATGAGCCTTTTGGTTTTACAAAAAATCCTATTTGTTTTATGACAAACAAATAG
- a CDS encoding MATE family efflux transporter, whose product MDEKFMKEKPVLPLILSMSLPMVLSMLVNSLYNIVDSFFVAQISEDAMTALSLVFPVQNFINAVAIGFAIGINAAIAFYLGTEEYSRANMAATQGMVFAVIHSIVITVSVISIIPTFLRVFTSSEPVIDFGIRYSVIAFSFTFIIILGGTFEKIFQAVGNMKVTMISMMCGCIANIILDPVLIFGIGFFPAMGIEGAALATGIGQTITLAIYLVIYFVRPIRIRISRQFLTFDKKTAFKLYFVGIPATLNMALPSVLISALNSILSSYSEVYILVLGIYYKLQTFLYLPANGIIQGMRPLIGYNYGAGEQKRVKKIYNIVLCMSSVIMVLGTIICLLIPGQLINLFTHVPETIHTGEIALRVISAGFLVSAISVTSSGALEGLGKGMPSLIISLCRYIIIIIPSAFLFSRLFGAVGVWNAFWVAEFITAIISFFIYHRIIKCN is encoded by the coding sequence ATGGACGAAAAATTTATGAAAGAAAAACCTGTATTGCCATTAATTTTATCAATGTCACTTCCTATGGTACTCTCAATGTTGGTAAATTCTTTATATAACATTGTAGACAGCTTTTTTGTAGCCCAAATTAGTGAGGACGCTATGACGGCATTGTCATTAGTCTTTCCTGTTCAGAATTTTATCAATGCTGTTGCTATTGGCTTTGCCATAGGAATTAACGCAGCAATAGCTTTTTATTTGGGTACAGAAGAATATTCAAGGGCAAATATGGCAGCTACACAAGGCATGGTATTTGCTGTTATACATAGTATCGTTATTACCGTTAGTGTAATTTCTATTATTCCAACTTTTTTAAGAGTATTTACATCATCAGAACCCGTTATTGATTTCGGTATTCGATATTCTGTTATAGCCTTTTCTTTTACTTTTATCATTATTTTAGGCGGAACATTTGAAAAAATATTCCAAGCCGTAGGTAATATGAAAGTAACTATGATAAGTATGATGTGTGGGTGTATCGCAAATATTATCTTAGACCCGGTGCTTATTTTTGGGATTGGTTTTTTCCCCGCAATGGGAATAGAGGGAGCAGCATTGGCAACCGGCATTGGACAGACAATAACGCTTGCTATCTATTTAGTTATCTACTTTGTGCGCCCTATTCGTATTCGCATTAGCAGACAATTTCTTACTTTTGATAAAAAAACAGCTTTCAAACTGTATTTTGTTGGTATACCCGCAACTTTAAATATGGCTTTGCCGTCTGTTTTAATTTCAGCATTAAATTCCATTCTGTCCTCATATTCAGAGGTATATATTTTAGTTTTAGGAATTTATTATAAATTGCAGACTTTCCTATATCTTCCTGCCAATGGTATCATTCAAGGAATGCGTCCTTTAATTGGTTATAATTATGGAGCTGGTGAACAAAAGCGTGTTAAGAAAATTTATAATATTGTTCTTTGCATGAGTAGCGTAATCATGGTTTTAGGCACTATTATCTGTTTGCTCATTCCCGGTCAACTAATAAACCTGTTTACTCATGTGCCGGAAACAATTCATACTGGGGAAATTGCACTCCGTGTTATTAGCGCAGGCTTTCTTGTTTCAGCTATTTCAGTAACTTCATCAGGTGCGTTAGAAGGATTAGGAAAGGGTATGCCGTCATTAATTATTTCTCTATGTCGTTATATTATCATTATCATTCCGTCCGCATTTTTGTTTAGCAGACTTTTTGGTGCAGTCGGCGTATGGAATGCTTTTTGGGTGGCTGAATTTATTACCGCAATTATTTCATTTTTTATTTATCACAGAATAATAAAATGTAATTAG
- a CDS encoding winged helix-turn-helix domain-containing protein, producing the protein MGKLLLLTLNEQEEKMIDKIITAISDYIQIEPMEITPASMLSFPGLEIRQSQHRVIQGGEDVNLTRLEYNTLVFLASNPGIALTRTQIFEAVWNMDSDSCHSSVANVIYNLRRKIEPDCKNPTYIKTVLGVGYKFDG; encoded by the coding sequence GTGGGAAAATTGTTACTACTGACACTTAACGAACAAGAAGAAAAAATGATTGACAAAATCATAACGGCAATATCTGATTATATACAAATTGAACCTATGGAGATTACGCCCGCTTCCATGTTATCTTTTCCGGGACTGGAAATAAGGCAGAGCCAACACAGAGTAATTCAAGGCGGGGAAGATGTAAACCTTACCCGCCTTGAATATAATACCCTTGTATTCCTTGCTTCCAATCCCGGCATTGCATTAACACGGACACAGATATTTGAAGCCGTCTGGAACATGGATAGTGATAGCTGCCATTCAAGCGTTGCTAACGTGATTTACAACCTACGGAGAAAGATAGAGCCGGACTGCAAAAACCCGACCTATATAAAAACCGTGTTAGGTGTCGGCTATAAATTTGACGGATAA
- a CDS encoding recombinase family protein encodes MYDALYARQSIEKKDSISVESQLEYCRYETHGEACIEYTDRGFSGKDTNRPGFEKMMNDIRAGKIKRVIVYKLDRISRSILDFANMMEIFQKYHVEFVSSTEKFDTSTPIGRAMLNICIVFAQLERETIQKRVTDAYYARCKRGFYMGGRIPYGYRLTNTVIDNIRTSMYEEVQEESEQLKLIYSMYADTDNSLGDIVRYLNEHQIKNLRGANWNTARISEMLRNPVYVQADIDVYQFFQSQGANIYNPASDFTGYNACYLYKGTVSTSRKQSDLSDKEIVLAPHKGFIPSKTWLACRIRCLNNRQSTKTCKPKNSWLVGKVKCGKCGYALTIRKAKTKWGRYFVCSQSGSRGSNCTGAGCTVYADVLEEYMLGAIKDRLSEFQKLSCLSETGEEQKQMTKKIRLTQIEEEIEELLSKVSGASGVLMKYIDEKVSELDAERKALQEEIVTANVTDTEDRLKQITNHVKTWETLSFEDRQAVVDTLIKVIRIADGNIEITWNI; translated from the coding sequence ATGTACGACGCATTATATGCAAGACAGTCAATCGAAAAAAAGGACAGCATATCCGTAGAAAGCCAGCTTGAGTATTGCAGATACGAAACCCACGGGGAAGCCTGTATTGAATATACGGACAGAGGTTTTTCGGGCAAAGACACCAACCGTCCCGGCTTTGAAAAAATGATGAATGATATTCGTGCAGGAAAAATCAAACGGGTTATTGTCTACAAACTCGACCGTATCAGCCGTTCCATTTTGGATTTTGCAAACATGATGGAGATATTTCAAAAGTATCATGTGGAGTTTGTTTCTTCCACTGAAAAATTTGACACGTCCACACCAATCGGCAGGGCAATGTTAAATATCTGTATCGTGTTCGCCCAACTGGAACGGGAAACTATACAAAAGCGGGTAACGGACGCTTATTATGCAAGGTGCAAGCGCGGTTTTTACATGGGCGGGCGTATTCCCTACGGCTACCGTCTGACGAACACGGTCATTGACAATATCCGCACGTCCATGTACGAGGAAGTCCAAGAGGAAAGCGAACAGCTAAAGCTGATTTACTCCATGTATGCGGACACGGACAATTCACTTGGGGATATTGTACGATACTTGAACGAACACCAGATTAAAAATCTGCGCGGCGCAAACTGGAATACCGCCCGTATCAGTGAAATGCTCCGCAATCCCGTGTATGTGCAAGCCGATATTGACGTGTACCAGTTTTTCCAAAGTCAAGGTGCAAACATCTATAACCCGGCAAGTGACTTCACGGGTTACAATGCCTGCTATCTCTACAAAGGTACGGTTTCCACTTCAAGAAAACAGAGCGACCTGTCCGACAAAGAGATTGTGCTTGCGCCGCATAAGGGTTTTATCCCCTCTAAGACATGGTTAGCCTGCCGTATACGGTGTCTAAATAACCGACAGTCAACAAAGACTTGCAAGCCGAAAAACTCATGGCTTGTTGGTAAGGTAAAATGCGGCAAATGCGGTTATGCGCTAACAATCCGTAAGGCGAAAACAAAGTGGGGACGCTACTTTGTTTGCAGCCAGTCGGGAAGCCGCGGAAGCAACTGCACCGGGGCAGGCTGTACGGTTTATGCAGACGTTTTAGAGGAATATATGCTTGGTGCAATTAAGGATAGACTGTCAGAGTTTCAGAAACTTTCCTGTCTATCTGAAACAGGAGAAGAACAAAAGCAAATGACGAAAAAAATCCGTCTGACACAGATTGAGGAAGAAATCGAAGAACTTCTCTCCAAAGTGTCCGGGGCAAGCGGCGTTCTGATGAAATACATAGATGAAAAAGTATCAGAACTGGACGCAGAGCGGAAAGCCTTGCAGGAAGAAATCGTTACGGCAAATGTCACAGACACAGAGGACAGATTGAAGCAGATAACCAATCATGTAAAAACATGGGAAACGCTTTCTTTCGAGGACAGACAGGCGGTAGTCGATACGCTTATCAAAGTTATCCGCATTGCAGACGGAAACATTGAAATCACTTGGAACATATAA
- a CDS encoding IS110 family transposase, translating to MNCKQNQRINQVKESTLVVGIDIGSTTQYARAFDWRGIELGKVFKFSNSREGFENFKSWMQRLQDKNKKSDAIVGIEPTGHYWFDLGAYLEDEGILLVMVNPYAVKQTKELDDNSQSKNDRKDPKVIEKLVIEGRYSAPYTPDGVYADLRIMVANRKRLTRELTQIKNRFARWFARYFPEYKEVFGDYEAQSSMLLLKVACTPKAIMELGAERINQIWRDAKLRAVGMKRATTLCETARRSIGLRKGSSAAEYEMKLLLADYEYKMAQLDSIMDEITGLCKKIPESEQMLAIKGIGVITVAGFLAEVGDVKRFESPKRED from the coding sequence ATGAATTGTAAACAAAATCAGAGAATCAATCAAGTAAAAGAATCAACTTTGGTAGTTGGAATTGATATTGGAAGTACTACACAGTATGCCAGGGCTTTTGACTGGCGCGGCATTGAACTTGGGAAAGTCTTTAAATTCAGTAACAGCAGGGAAGGTTTCGAAAACTTCAAAAGCTGGATGCAGAGGTTACAGGACAAAAACAAAAAGTCAGATGCAATAGTAGGAATCGAACCAACAGGTCATTACTGGTTTGACCTTGGCGCTTATCTTGAGGATGAGGGCATCCTTCTGGTTATGGTTAACCCCTATGCGGTAAAGCAGACCAAGGAACTGGATGACAACAGCCAAAGTAAGAATGACAGAAAAGACCCTAAGGTGATAGAGAAGCTTGTCATTGAGGGAAGATATTCTGCACCGTATACACCGGATGGTGTGTATGCAGATTTAAGAATTATGGTGGCCAATCGTAAGAGACTCACTAGGGAACTTACCCAGATCAAAAACAGATTTGCCAGATGGTTTGCCAGATATTTTCCTGAATACAAGGAAGTTTTTGGGGACTATGAAGCACAAAGCAGTATGTTGCTTTTGAAAGTTGCTTGTACTCCGAAGGCAATCATGGAGCTTGGAGCGGAAAGAATCAATCAAATCTGGCGTGATGCAAAGTTAAGAGCTGTTGGAATGAAACGGGCAACGACCCTGTGTGAAACAGCCAGACGAAGCATTGGCTTAAGGAAAGGCTCTTCGGCTGCTGAGTATGAAATGAAGTTATTGCTTGCGGATTATGAATACAAGATGGCACAGCTTGATTCCATAATGGACGAGATAACAGGTTTGTGTAAAAAGATACCCGAAAGCGAGCAGATGCTTGCCATCAAAGGGATAGGAGTAATCACGGTAGCCGGATTTTTGGCGGAGGTTGGTGATGTGAAGCGTTTCGAATCACCGAAACGGGAGGATTGA
- a CDS encoding zinc ribbon domain-containing protein, which yields MKESNQKFCQSCGMPMGDTDELCGTNEDGSKNEEYCKYCFVDGAFTFQGTMEELIELCVPNMADANPDMGEEEARRRMKEWFPTLKRWKK from the coding sequence ATGAAGGAGAGTAATCAGAAATTTTGTCAGAGCTGCGGTATGCCTATGGGAGACACCGACGAACTGTGTGGAACAAATGAAGATGGCAGCAAAAATGAGGAATACTGCAAGTATTGCTTTGTGGATGGCGCGTTTACTTTTCAGGGGACAATGGAAGAGCTGATCGAACTGTGTGTCCCCAATATGGCGGACGCCAACCCTGATATGGGTGAAGAAGAGGCAAGAAGACGTATGAAGGAATGGTTCCCGACATTAAAGCGCTGGAAAAAGTAA
- a CDS encoding YafY family protein: MQESRLFKILYYLLDKGQASAPQLAELFEVSVRTIYRDIDALSAAGIPVYTEAGRNGGIHLMNDFVLDKVVLSEEEKREILTALQSVSAIRNDDGGYILRKLSAIFHLRSEDWLEVDFSRWGNEGADNEKFELLKSAVIHCRSVKIHYAGVCGAISVRVVQPWKLVYKASAWYLKAFCTEKQDLRIFKLNRILDLEVMEERFVRHALSEPAEPFERTYRQITLRFPKEMTYRVYDEFDRAQVQKQENGDLLVCARLPEDAWLTGFLLSFGTQIDILSPADLREEIARQAKAIYEKNKS; the protein is encoded by the coding sequence TTGCAGGAAAGCAGATTATTCAAGATTCTCTATTACTTACTTGACAAGGGACAGGCGAGCGCTCCACAGTTGGCGGAACTGTTTGAGGTGTCGGTGAGAACAATCTACAGAGATATAGATGCGTTGAGTGCGGCAGGGATTCCTGTCTATACGGAAGCAGGAAGAAATGGCGGCATTCACCTGATGAATGATTTTGTGCTGGATAAGGTTGTGCTTTCGGAAGAAGAGAAGCGGGAGATTCTCACGGCGTTACAGAGCGTGTCTGCCATACGGAATGACGACGGCGGCTATATCTTACGGAAACTTTCGGCGATCTTTCATCTGCGTTCGGAGGACTGGCTGGAAGTGGACTTTTCCCGGTGGGGCAATGAGGGAGCCGACAATGAGAAGTTTGAGCTGCTGAAATCAGCGGTCATTCATTGCAGAAGTGTTAAGATTCATTATGCGGGCGTCTGTGGAGCGATCAGCGTAAGGGTTGTCCAGCCATGGAAACTCGTATACAAGGCAAGCGCATGGTATTTGAAAGCGTTCTGTACGGAGAAACAGGATCTGAGAATTTTCAAACTGAATCGTATCTTAGATCTGGAGGTTATGGAGGAACGGTTTGTGCGCCATGCGCTTTCAGAACCGGCAGAACCATTCGAGAGAACTTATCGTCAGATTACGCTGCGCTTTCCGAAAGAGATGACATATCGTGTCTATGATGAGTTTGACAGAGCGCAGGTACAAAAACAGGAAAATGGAGACTTGCTTGTCTGTGCCAGATTGCCGGAGGATGCGTGGCTGACAGGGTTTCTGTTGTCGTTTGGAACGCAGATCGACATCCTTTCCCCTGCTGATCTGCGGGAAGAGATCGCACGGCAGGCGAAGGCAATTTATGAAAAAAATAAATCCTGA
- a CDS encoding AzlC family ABC transporter permease: MNNPATVKNALKAAFPHTIPIFAGFWFLGITYGIYMKTSGFSFLFPAAMSLTIFGGSLEFLAVKMLLSAFAPVQTLVMALMIQARHLFYGISMLDRFRGLGWKKYYLIFGMCDESFSINYSAQIPDRIDKGWFMFFVTLFNHFYWFSGAVIGGLLGSLISFNTSGLDFVMTAMFVVIFLEQWLKEKRHDTALIGIAVSLICLLCFGADAFLLPTMMGILVILTLFRGPIRKAGEKE, translated from the coding sequence ATGAATAATCCGGCAACAGTAAAAAATGCCCTCAAGGCAGCTTTTCCCCATACAATACCGATCTTTGCGGGCTTTTGGTTTCTTGGTATTACTTACGGCATTTATATGAAAACTTCGGGCTTTTCCTTTCTGTTTCCGGCAGCCATGAGTCTCACGATCTTTGGCGGTTCTCTGGAATTTTTAGCAGTGAAGATGCTGCTCTCCGCCTTTGCTCCGGTGCAGACGCTTGTCATGGCGCTGATGATACAGGCGAGACATTTGTTCTATGGCATTTCCATGCTGGACCGTTTCAGGGGACTTGGCTGGAAGAAATATTACCTTATTTTCGGTATGTGCGATGAAAGTTTCTCCATCAACTATTCCGCACAAATACCGGATCGGATCGACAAAGGCTGGTTTATGTTTTTTGTGACCCTGTTCAATCATTTTTACTGGTTTTCAGGCGCCGTCATCGGCGGACTTCTCGGATCCCTGATTTCTTTTAACACAAGCGGGCTGGATTTTGTAATGACAGCAATGTTCGTCGTCATTTTCCTTGAGCAATGGCTGAAAGAAAAGAGACACGATACGGCGTTGATTGGCATTGCCGTCTCTCTCATCTGTCTGCTCTGTTTTGGCGCCGATGCCTTCCTGCTTCCAACTATGATGGGTATTTTAGTCATCCTCACCCTGTTTCGCGGCCCGATCAGAAAGGCAGGTGAAAAAGAATGA
- a CDS encoding branched-chain amino acid transporter permease — MTLTQQIITIALCALGTMATRFLPFLVFSSRKPTPEYIRYLGRALPSAIFGMLVVYCLKNVSILSGSHGLPECIAIVAVVALHLWKRQMLLSIAAGTVCYMLLVQFVF; from the coding sequence ATGACACTGACTCAGCAGATTATCACGATCGCCCTCTGTGCGCTCGGCACCATGGCGACAAGATTTTTACCATTTCTGGTATTTTCTTCCAGGAAGCCGACGCCGGAATACATCCGATATTTGGGAAGGGCGCTTCCCTCCGCAATTTTCGGTATGTTAGTCGTCTATTGCCTGAAAAATGTTTCGATTTTATCAGGCAGTCATGGACTGCCTGAGTGCATTGCAATCGTAGCCGTAGTTGCTCTGCATTTGTGGAAACGGCAGATGTTGCTGTCGATTGCCGCCGGAACTGTCTGCTACATGCTGCTCGTTCAATTTGTATTTTAA
- a CDS encoding transcriptional repressor: MEERQEMIWKRMKKTKQRERVCQILTAAERPMSAADIYQALLREDGVCGYAVSTVYRALQAFEEQGLICRMSLPDTDVALYEWNTGCHQHYAICLKCHKRIPLKECPFHDIHLQETEGTFQITGHKIEVYGYCTDCTI; the protein is encoded by the coding sequence GTGGAAGAGCGGCAGGAAATGATCTGGAAGAGAATGAAAAAGACAAAGCAAAGAGAACGGGTCTGTCAGATACTGACAGCGGCGGAAAGACCGATGAGCGCAGCGGATATTTATCAGGCGCTGCTGCGTGAGGACGGGGTCTGTGGCTATGCGGTGTCTACCGTCTATCGTGCACTGCAGGCGTTCGAGGAGCAGGGACTGATCTGCAGGATGAGCCTGCCGGATACCGATGTGGCTTTGTATGAGTGGAATACAGGCTGTCATCAGCATTATGCGATCTGCCTCAAATGTCACAAAAGGATTCCTTTAAAGGAATGTCCCTTCCATGACATTCATCTGCAAGAGACGGAAGGGACATTTCAGATCACCGGACACAAGATTGAAGTGTACGGATATTGTACGGACTGTACGATTTAA
- a CDS encoding putative manganese transporter, producing the protein MDMKEILLDTATDSVRLVPFLFVTYLLMEWLEHKTGKVARQAVQKSGRLGPLFGAVAGAFPQCGFSAAGSSLYAGRVITLGTLFSIYLSTSDEMLPILISEAAPMALIGRILLCKIVIGLCVGLSVDLLLRRRGEEKKRRLLRGISESDGHSHCGCGKGILRSAASHTLQVFFFIFLVSLCLNLLLEQIGGDALAGLFIQYPVVGELTAGLIGLIPNCASSVVLTQLYLKGALSFGALLSGLLTGSGIGLLVLYRVNHHWKENVCITASLYLVGVICGIMVSTVGM; encoded by the coding sequence ATGGATATGAAAGAGATTCTTTTGGATACGGCGACAGACAGTGTCAGATTGGTCCCGTTTTTATTTGTCACATATCTGTTGATGGAGTGGCTGGAGCATAAAACCGGGAAGGTGGCAAGGCAGGCGGTACAAAAGTCGGGAAGACTGGGACCATTGTTTGGAGCGGTGGCGGGTGCCTTTCCGCAGTGCGGGTTTTCAGCCGCCGGAAGCAGTCTCTATGCGGGCAGAGTCATCACACTGGGCACACTTTTTTCGATCTATCTGTCCACCTCCGATGAGATGCTGCCGATCCTGATCTCCGAGGCGGCGCCAATGGCGCTCATCGGCAGGATACTTTTATGTAAGATCGTAATCGGGCTGTGTGTCGGTCTGTCTGTCGATCTGTTACTGCGCCGGCGCGGCGAAGAGAAGAAAAGAAGATTGCTCAGGGGGATAAGTGAGTCAGACGGACATTCGCACTGCGGCTGTGGGAAAGGAATTCTGCGGTCTGCGGCCAGTCACACACTGCAAGTGTTCTTTTTTATTTTCCTGGTCAGTCTTTGTTTGAATTTGCTGCTGGAGCAGATTGGCGGAGATGCACTGGCCGGTCTGTTTATTCAGTACCCTGTCGTGGGGGAGCTGACGGCAGGCCTGATCGGCCTGATCCCCAACTGTGCTTCCTCTGTCGTGCTCACACAGCTTTATCTGAAGGGCGCGCTGTCATTTGGCGCTCTGCTCAGCGGGCTGCTGACAGGCTCTGGCATTGGACTGCTTGTCTTATACCGGGTCAACCATCACTGGAAAGAAAATGTGTGTATTACAGCCAGCCTCTATCTGGTGGGGGTCATTTGCGGTATTATGGTGAGTACAGTGGGAATGTAG
- a CDS encoding GrpB family protein — MTNVRDAAFARRSVRRKLYCNGDHRKKQRRPGDWAAFCDVQGYVEEACGGCMGKPLNERSLEELWQLFPISLVSHRQEWKTWYECEAAAIRSLVPEKTAMRLSHIGSTAVANLWAKNIVDLLLEVEDRGNMLTVSDILLDHGWLCMDRKQHRISLNKGYTESGFADRVFHLHLRLWGDNDELYFRDYLRENPAVAEEYERRKLALAETFRYHRDGYTAAKSEFVKMYTDIARKEYGQRY, encoded by the coding sequence ATGACAAATGTACGGGATGCGGCATTTGCCAGGAGAAGTGTCCGAAGAAAGTTATATTGTAATGGAGATCATAGAAAAAAGCAGCGCCGTCCGGGAGACTGGGCGGCGTTTTGTGATGTGCAGGGGTACGTAGAGGAAGCGTGTGGAGGATGTATGGGAAAGCCGTTAAACGAAAGGAGTCTGGAAGAGCTGTGGCAGTTATTTCCAATCAGTCTTGTCTCTCACAGGCAGGAATGGAAAACGTGGTACGAATGCGAGGCAGCAGCGATCAGGTCTTTGGTACCGGAGAAAACGGCGATGAGGCTTTCTCATATCGGCAGCACCGCAGTTGCGAATCTATGGGCTAAAAATATCGTCGATCTTTTACTGGAGGTGGAAGACAGGGGAAATATGCTGACGGTGTCGGACATTCTTTTGGATCATGGCTGGCTGTGTATGGACCGGAAACAGCATAGAATTTCATTGAACAAAGGATATACGGAGAGTGGTTTTGCGGATCGTGTGTTCCATCTCCATCTCCGGTTATGGGGAGATAATGATGAGTTGTATTTCAGAGATTACCTGCGGGAGAATCCGGCTGTTGCGGAGGAATATGAAAGGCGGAAGTTGGCTCTGGCGGAAACTTTCCGGTATCACAGAGATGGGTATACGGCGGCGAAAAGCGAGTTTGTGAAAATGTACACGGACATAGCCAGAAAAGAATATGGACAACGGTATTAA